The Cucumis melo cultivar AY chromosome 5, USDA_Cmelo_AY_1.0, whole genome shotgun sequence genome has a segment encoding these proteins:
- the LOC103497074 gene encoding two-component response regulator ARR12-like — protein MTVEVRKTNLVGENDDMEQFPIGMRVLAVDDDPICLKVLENLLRKCQYHVTTTNQAVQALKMLRENKNRFDLVISDVNMPDMDGFKLLELVGLEMDLPVIMLSAHSNTELVKKGVIHGACDYLLKPVRIEELKNIWQHVLRRKKPSVKNQNKSINGNNTSQGVEVAKGCPPAVSTDNEKSGKRQKDQDDDEEGGEEDSTYENDDSSTQKKPRVNWYDGDENLHRKFVAAVNILGYEKAVPKKILDLMNVEGLTRENVASHLQKYRQYLKKLCSEEAQQCNKMGAFGGKHTFFRPMASLNGFSMTGTGRLSNATFSQYPSREIVGQLNSTAGLSLNDIASSGMIQSHKLSNSLSIIGKPHPAFFHTNQPPHTFNGISMSSDHIQLHRDKRTLSFKESNLINDASSFTVSTSFPDARMAVGSSSNYDFGVSSNSLILRGHKQQIHGDGEFGGQSSLKVTLDNQEPLDSGTGVSNILGHSQSNKNWPSSIQLPKFSSSVSVTGIYPPDGMPATYLTISSDQPDHDNFPIGFPSTSGDSSSQLDLRGDTQCYEELIGSVVEATNGRSKQQWEAAKQDYYSNHSSIVRDSLVSGNSVADPLNQSANQNNAICLGNISSSSTNQLNIGAPTFIHDGAEISTMNTWINYDGKILMDQTKLQHGFANSSFNSLDELVNALSKQDQDQSIQNNGEFGFDAQSLGSSCT, from the exons ATGACTGTGGAGGTTCGAAAGACTAATTTAGTTGGTGAAAATGATGATATGGAGCAGTTTCCTATTGGTATGCGTGTTCTTGCTGTAGATGATGACCCCATTTGCCTTAAGGTTTTGGAGAATTTGCTTCGTAAATGTCAATATCATG TTACAACGACCAATCAGGCAGTTCAGGCACTTAAAATGTTGAGGGAGAACAAAAACAGGTTTGACCTGGTTATCAGCGATGTTAACATGCCCGACATGGATGGTTTTAAGCTCCTTGAGCTAGTAGGCCTTGAAATGGACCTACCTGTTATAA TGTTGTCTGCGCATAGCAATACTGAACTCGTAAAGAAGGGAGTTATTCATGGTGCATGCGACTATTTGCTGAAACCTGTTCGAATTGAAGAACTGAAGAATATATGGCAACATGTCCTTCGGAGAAAGAAACCTTCTGTTAAGAACCAAAATAAGAGCATTAATGGAAATAACACTAGTCAAGGTGTTGAAGTTGCAAAAGGTTGTCCACCTGCAGTCAGTACTGATAACGAGAAATCTGGTAAAAGACAGAAAGACCAAGATGATGACGAGGAAGGAGGTGAAGAAGACAGTACTTACGAGAATGACGATTCCTCCACCCAAAAAAAGCCAAGAGTAAATTGGTACGATGGAGATGAGAATTTGCACAGGAAGTTTGTGGCAGCTGTTAACATTTTGGGCTATGAAA AGGCTGTTCCCAAGAAGATCCTTGATCTGATGAATGTTGAAGGACTTACAAGAGAAAATGTGGCCAGCCATCTTCAG AAATACAGACAATACCTTAAAAAACTCTGTAGTGAGGAAGCTCAGCAATGTAACAAGATGGGCGCATTTGGAGGTAAGCACACCTTCTTCAGGCCCATGGCATCACTCAATGGATTTTCAATGACTGGAACAGGAAGGCTCTCTAATGCAACATTCTCGCAGTATCCCTCTCGAGAAATAGTTGGTCAATTAAACTCTACTGCTGGATTGAGCTTAAATGATATTGCTTCCTCTGGAATGATCCAGTCCCATAAATTGAGTAACTCATTAAGTATCATTGGGAAACCCCATCCAGCTTTCTTCCATACAAACCAACCTCCGCACACATTCAATGGCATTTCAATGTCATCGGATCACATTCAGTTACACAGAGACAAACGCACTCTGTCATTTAAAGAGTCTAATTTGATAAATGATGCCTCAAGTTTTACAGTTTCCACCAGCTTCCCCGATGCTAGAATGGCTGTTGGTAGCTCAAGCAATTATGATTTCGGTGTTTCAAGCAATTCGTTGATATTACGAGGACATAAGCAACAGATTCATGGCGATGGAGAATTCGGAGGGCAGTCTTCTCTTAAGGTAACTCTAGACAACCAAGAACCGTTAGACAGCGGCACAGGTGTTTCTAATATTTTGGGGCACAGTCAGTCTAACAAAAACTGGCCGAGTTCAATCCAGCTCCCCAAATTTTCATCTAGTGTCTCAGTCACTGGAATTTACCCTCCTGATGGAATGCCCGCTACTTATTTGACAATTTCCTCGGATCAGCCCGATCACGACAACTTTCCTATTGGCTTTCCTTCAACAAGTGGGGATTCAAGTTCTCAGCTTGATTTAAGAGGGGACACACAATGCTATGAAGAACTAATTGGTAGTGTTGTTGAAGCGACGAATGGTAGATCAAAACAACAATGGGAAGCAGCTAAACAGGATTACTATAGCAACCATAGTTCCATTGTGAGGGACTCTTTAGTTTCTGGGAATAGTGTTGCAGATCCCTTGAACCAGAGTGCAAATCAGAACAATGCAATCTGTCTCGGAAACATCAGCAGCTCTTCGACCAACCAATTGAATATTGGTGCTCCAACCTTCATTCATGATGGTGCGGAAATATCTACAATGAACACTTGGATAAACTACGATGGAAAAATCCTCATGGATCAAACAAAGCTTCAACATGGATTTGCAAATTCTAGTTTCAATTCCTTGGATGAGTTGGTTAATGCTCTGTCAAAACAG GATCAAGATCAATCTATTCAAAATAATGGCGAATTTGGATTTGACGCTCAATCTCTTGGGTCGTCGTGTACATGA
- the LOC103497056 gene encoding uncharacterized protein LOC103497056 isoform X2, whose protein sequence is MRSTGEMELQSLFIRAMRVTLNGLLLILVSCQILLQSFTPFWFSLKFYGESMPFGNDSYNSAETLGYLTSQQALADYAVLIRSLKQNLSSEASPVVAFGGSYGGMLAAWFRLKYPHITIGALASSAPILHFDNIVPWSSFYDAVSQDFKDASLNCFKVIKESWTELEQEFSEEGLAELSKTFRTCKNLHSVSSVRDWLWSAFVYTSMVNYPTEANFMRPLPAYPVQEMCKIIDAFAPETSKLDKVFAAASLYYNYSHGEKCFNVENGPDLHGLSGWDWQACTEMVMPMTCSNQSMFPPSEFDYEEFATDCKKKYGVSPRPHWITTEFGGERIEEVLKRFGSNLIFSNGMQDPWSRGGVLRNISTSIIAIVTEKGAHHVDFRSATKDDPDWLVEQRKQEVEIIHQWINEYYADMKQDKKFM, encoded by the exons ATGAGGAGTACTGGAGAAATGGAGCTCCAATCTTTGTTTATACGGGCAATGAGGGTGACATTGAATGGTTTACTGCTAATACTGGTTTCTTGCCAGATATTGCTCCAAAGTTTCACGCCCTTCTGGTTTTCATTGAA ATTTTATGGAGAATCGATGCCGTTTGGGAATGACTCGTATAACTCGGCAGAAACATTGGGTTACTTGACTTCACAACAAGCTTTGGCTGACTATGCAGTTTTGATAAGAAGTTTGAAGCAAAACCTCTCTTCTGAGGCTTCTCCTGTTGTTGCGTTTGGTGGGTCTTATGGAGGAA TGCTGGCAGCCTGGTTTAGACTGAAATACCCGCATATTACTATCGGAGCTTTGGCATCTTCAGCACCAATTTTACACTTCGATAACATCGTTCCGTGGTCGAGTTTCTATGATGCTGTCTCTCAGGATTTCAAG GATGCTAGCTTGAATTGCTTTAAAGTGATCAAAGAGAGTTGGACCGAGCTTGAGCAAGAATTTTCTGAAGAGGGGTTGGCTGAACTAAGTAAAACATTCAGAACTTGCAA AAACCTTCACTCAGTATCCTCGGTTCGAGACTGGTTATGGTCAGCATTTGTCTACACTTCAATGGTAAATTACCCGACTGAAGCGAATTTCATGAGGCCATTGCCAGCCTATCCTGTACAAGAG ATGTGTAAGATTATCGATGCATTTGCCCCGGAAACTAGCAAGCTTGACAAGGTCTTTGCTGCTGCGAGCTTGTATTACAATTATTCACATGGGGAGAAATGCTTTAACGTGGAAAACGGACCCGATCTTCATGGTCTTAGTGGTTGGGACTGGCAG GCTTGTACAGAGATGGTGATGCCAATGACTTGTTCCAATCAGAGCATGTTCCCTCCGAGTGAGTTCGATTATGAAGAATTTGCTACAGATTGCAAGAAGAAATATGGAGTTTCACCTCGTCCGCATTGGATCACTACTGAATTTGGTGGCGAA AGAATTGAGGAAGTGTTAAAAAGATTTGGCAGCAATCTCATATTTTCTAATGGAATGCAAGATCCATGGAGCAGAGGAGG GGTGCTGAGAAATATTTCAACTAGTATCATTGCCATCGTCACGGAGAAAG GAGCCCACCATGTCGATTTTCGATCAGCAACGAAAGATGATCCCGACTGGCTTGTCGAGCAGAGGAAGCAAGAAGTGGAGATCATTCATCAATGGATCAATGAGTACTATGCAGATATGAAACAAGACAAGAAATTCATGTAA
- the LOC103497103 gene encoding umecyanin-like gives MARTLALLVLAIVATCALVQTTTAGTTHVVGDSLGWVVPIGGPVVYATWAVSHTFLIGDILLFNFTTGEEDVARVTREAFLTCNSTNPISLKTTGPANFTLDSLGEYYFIGTLDEHCILGQRLAINVIAYSEPTPAPTPPPAPAPRGPKNYTVGDKLGWLIPPPDPLGLFYASWAYNKTFLVGDTLSKYRFINAIYQTLGGHTQ, from the exons ATGGCTAGAACACTGGCCCTGCTTGTGCTAGCCATAGTGGCAACCTGTGCCTTGGTACAGACCACAACCGCAGGGACCACCCATGTGGTCGGAGACAGCTTGGGCTGGGTGGTTCCCATTGGAGGTCCCGTTGTCTATGCCACTTGGGCTGTTTCCCATACCTTCTTAATTGGTGATATCTTAT TGTTCAATTTTACAACTGGAGAAGAAGATGTAGCTAGAGTGACAAGGGAAGCATTTCTAACCTGCAATTCAACCAATCCAATCAGCCTCAAAACCACAGGTCCAGCCAATTTTACGTTGGACTCACTGGGGGAGTACTATTTCATTGGCACTTTGGACGAGCACTGCATCTTGGGACAGAGATTGGCCATCAATGTCATTGCATATTCTGAACCGACTCCCGCCCCAACTCCGCCTCCAGCTCCAGCTCCAAGAGGGCCAAAAAACTACACCGTCGGCGACAAACTCGGATGGCTAATCCCTCCACCAGATCCTCTCGGTCTCTTCTATGCATCATGGGCTTATAACAAGACTTTCTTAGTTGGTGACACCTTAAGTAAGTATCGTTTCATTAATGCAATTTATCAAACACTTGGTGGGCACACTCAATAA
- the LOC103497056 gene encoding uncharacterized protein LOC103497056 isoform X1 gives MGLKGVFLLLICLFLLCIAFAIPTTFSPRVHYPLDSLKQVTSLKPKIHFETRFYPQLLDHFTFTPKSSKIFYQKYLINEEYWRNGAPIFVYTGNEGDIEWFTANTGFLPDIAPKFHALLVFIEHRFYGESMPFGNDSYNSAETLGYLTSQQALADYAVLIRSLKQNLSSEASPVVAFGGSYGGMLAAWFRLKYPHITIGALASSAPILHFDNIVPWSSFYDAVSQDFKDASLNCFKVIKESWTELEQEFSEEGLAELSKTFRTCKNLHSVSSVRDWLWSAFVYTSMVNYPTEANFMRPLPAYPVQEMCKIIDAFAPETSKLDKVFAAASLYYNYSHGEKCFNVENGPDLHGLSGWDWQACTEMVMPMTCSNQSMFPPSEFDYEEFATDCKKKYGVSPRPHWITTEFGGERIEEVLKRFGSNLIFSNGMQDPWSRGGVLRNISTSIIAIVTEKGAHHVDFRSATKDDPDWLVEQRKQEVEIIHQWINEYYADMKQDKKFM, from the exons ATGGGTTTAAAAGGGGTTTTTCTTCTCTTGATTTGTCTCTTTCTTTTGTGTATAGCATTTGCTATACCCACAACATTTTCCCCAAGAGTTCATTACCCACTTGATTCCTTAAAGCAAGTTACAAGTTTGAAGCCAAAGATCCATTTTGAAACCCGTTTCTATCCTCAGTTGCTAGATCATTTCACCTTCACGCCAAAGAGTTCCAAAATATTTTACCAGAAGTATCTGATTAATGAGGAGTACTGGAGAAATGGAGCTCCAATCTTTGTTTATACGGGCAATGAGGGTGACATTGAATGGTTTACTGCTAATACTGGTTTCTTGCCAGATATTGCTCCAAAGTTTCACGCCCTTCTGGTTTTCATTGAA CATAGATTTTATGGAGAATCGATGCCGTTTGGGAATGACTCGTATAACTCGGCAGAAACATTGGGTTACTTGACTTCACAACAAGCTTTGGCTGACTATGCAGTTTTGATAAGAAGTTTGAAGCAAAACCTCTCTTCTGAGGCTTCTCCTGTTGTTGCGTTTGGTGGGTCTTATGGAGGAA TGCTGGCAGCCTGGTTTAGACTGAAATACCCGCATATTACTATCGGAGCTTTGGCATCTTCAGCACCAATTTTACACTTCGATAACATCGTTCCGTGGTCGAGTTTCTATGATGCTGTCTCTCAGGATTTCAAG GATGCTAGCTTGAATTGCTTTAAAGTGATCAAAGAGAGTTGGACCGAGCTTGAGCAAGAATTTTCTGAAGAGGGGTTGGCTGAACTAAGTAAAACATTCAGAACTTGCAA AAACCTTCACTCAGTATCCTCGGTTCGAGACTGGTTATGGTCAGCATTTGTCTACACTTCAATGGTAAATTACCCGACTGAAGCGAATTTCATGAGGCCATTGCCAGCCTATCCTGTACAAGAG ATGTGTAAGATTATCGATGCATTTGCCCCGGAAACTAGCAAGCTTGACAAGGTCTTTGCTGCTGCGAGCTTGTATTACAATTATTCACATGGGGAGAAATGCTTTAACGTGGAAAACGGACCCGATCTTCATGGTCTTAGTGGTTGGGACTGGCAG GCTTGTACAGAGATGGTGATGCCAATGACTTGTTCCAATCAGAGCATGTTCCCTCCGAGTGAGTTCGATTATGAAGAATTTGCTACAGATTGCAAGAAGAAATATGGAGTTTCACCTCGTCCGCATTGGATCACTACTGAATTTGGTGGCGAA AGAATTGAGGAAGTGTTAAAAAGATTTGGCAGCAATCTCATATTTTCTAATGGAATGCAAGATCCATGGAGCAGAGGAGG GGTGCTGAGAAATATTTCAACTAGTATCATTGCCATCGTCACGGAGAAAG GAGCCCACCATGTCGATTTTCGATCAGCAACGAAAGATGATCCCGACTGGCTTGTCGAGCAGAGGAAGCAAGAAGTGGAGATCATTCATCAATGGATCAATGAGTACTATGCAGATATGAAACAAGACAAGAAATTCATGTAA
- the LOC103497063 gene encoding uncharacterized protein LOC103497063 produces the protein MSRRSGACLRCCLVFFAVVSALAVCGPALYWRFKKALQLGDSKASCPPCICDCPPPLSLLKISPGLANLSVTDCGSNDPDLKQEMEKQFVDLLTEELKLQEAVSGEHTRHMNITLFEAKRAASQYQREAEKCIAATETCEEARERAEALMIKERKLTSLWERRARQMGWEGE, from the exons ATGTCACGCCGATCTGGGGCTTGCTTAAGGTGTTGTCTCGTGTTTTTTGCTGTAGTTTCTGCTTTGGCTGTTTGTGGACCGGCTTTGTATTGGAGATTCAAGAAGGCTTTGCAATTGGGAGATTCAAAAGCCTCCTGTCCTCCTTGCATCTGCGATTGTCCACCCCCATTATCCCTTTTGAAGATTTCCCCTG GTCTGGCCAATCTCTCCGTTACAG ACTGTGGGAGCAATGACCCAGATCTCAAGCAAGAGATGGAAAAACAATTTGTGGACCTTTTGACGGAGGAATTGAAGCTTCAAGAAGCAGTTTCTGGCGAACACACTCGCCATATGAACATCACTTTGTTTGAGGCAAAAAGGGCTGCTTCTCAGTATCAGAGAGAGGCTGAAAAGTGCATTGCTGCCACAGAAACTTGTGAAGAAGCCCGAGAACGTGCCGAAGCATTGATGATCAAGGAGAGGAAGCTTACATCATTGTGGGAGCGACGAGCCCGCCAAATGGGTTGGGAAGGGGAATAA